A stretch of the Photobacterium toruni genome encodes the following:
- the flhA gene encoding flagellar biosynthesis protein FlhA — MKLSIPFADRLPLARLQNMPAIGAPVMVLATLAMIILPMPPLLLDMTFTFNIALSLVVLLVTVYTRRPLDFAAFPTVLLIATLLRLALNVASTRVVLLHGHEGSDAAGQVIDAFGSVVIGGNYAVGLVVFLILMIINFMVVTKGAGRISEVSARFTLDALPGKQMAIDADLNAGLIDQEQARTRRFEVTKEADFYGSMDGASKFVKGDAIAGILILFINIIGGLIIGMTQYGLGFVEAMEIYSLLTIGDGLVAQIPSLLLSIGAAMLVTRQNTDEDMGQQMYFQMFSNPQALIITGVILFVMGIVPGMPHVPFLLLAAIIGGVAYWRYKKDKIAALVEKEPPTHDMTPIQPMKELSWDDVQPVDTIGLEVGYRLISMVDKDQGGELLERVKGVRKKLSQDFGFLVPPVHIRDNLELPPNSYRISLMGVTCGEATIHPNMDLAINPGQVFGSIDGERTLDPAFGLEAVWIQVSQREHAQALGYTVVDSATVLATHLSQLLTNHAAQLLGHEEVQNLLEMLGQSTPKLVDGFVPDQLPLGAVVKVMQNLLNEAIPLRDIRTIVQTLSEYSSKSQDPDILTAAARIGLKRLICQEINGIESELPVITLVPELEQILHQTMQSAGGESSGIEPGLAERLQRSLTEATQQQELKGEPAVLLTSGVLRSTLAKFVKNTIPTLRVLSYQEVPDEKQIRIVNAVGH; from the coding sequence ATGAAGCTTTCAATTCCTTTTGCTGACCGCTTACCGTTAGCGCGTTTACAGAATATGCCCGCAATCGGTGCGCCGGTGATGGTGTTAGCGACCTTGGCGATGATTATTCTGCCAATGCCGCCATTATTATTGGACATGACTTTTACGTTTAATATTGCGCTGTCATTAGTGGTGTTGTTAGTGACTGTTTACACTCGTCGCCCACTTGATTTCGCTGCTTTTCCGACCGTTTTACTTATCGCAACGTTATTACGTCTGGCACTTAATGTGGCTTCCACTCGAGTAGTGTTATTGCATGGTCATGAAGGCTCAGATGCTGCTGGACAGGTGATTGATGCATTTGGCTCGGTTGTGATTGGTGGTAACTATGCCGTTGGTTTGGTGGTGTTTCTTATTCTTATGATCATCAACTTTATGGTTGTTACCAAAGGTGCTGGGCGTATTTCAGAAGTTAGTGCTCGCTTTACCCTTGATGCTTTACCCGGTAAACAAATGGCAATTGATGCTGATTTAAATGCTGGTTTAATTGATCAAGAGCAAGCCCGTACCCGTCGATTTGAAGTTACCAAAGAAGCTGATTTTTATGGTTCAATGGACGGTGCATCTAAGTTTGTTAAAGGGGATGCCATCGCTGGTATTTTGATTTTGTTCATCAATATTATTGGTGGCTTAATTATCGGTATGACGCAATACGGCTTAGGCTTTGTTGAAGCGATGGAGATTTATAGCCTACTCACTATTGGTGATGGCTTGGTGGCACAAATACCGTCGTTATTGTTGTCTATTGGTGCCGCGATGCTGGTTACTCGTCAAAATACTGATGAGGATATGGGCCAGCAGATGTATTTCCAGATGTTCAGTAACCCACAAGCATTGATCATTACTGGGGTTATTTTATTCGTGATGGGTATTGTTCCTGGCATGCCCCATGTTCCGTTTTTACTGTTGGCTGCCATTATTGGTGGTGTTGCTTATTGGCGTTATAAGAAAGATAAAATAGCTGCACTAGTTGAAAAAGAACCACCGACACATGATATGACACCGATTCAACCAATGAAGGAGTTATCATGGGATGATGTTCAACCTGTTGATACTATTGGTCTTGAAGTCGGCTATCGACTGATTTCAATGGTTGATAAAGATCAAGGTGGTGAGTTACTAGAGCGCGTTAAAGGCGTGCGTAAAAAGCTGTCTCAAGATTTTGGTTTCCTCGTTCCCCCCGTCCATATTCGTGATAATTTAGAACTCCCTCCAAATAGCTACCGTATTAGCCTAATGGGTGTTACCTGTGGCGAAGCGACTATTCATCCCAACATGGATTTAGCCATTAATCCCGGTCAAGTATTTGGCAGTATTGATGGTGAACGTACGCTCGATCCTGCTTTTGGTTTAGAAGCGGTGTGGATTCAAGTGTCTCAACGTGAACATGCGCAGGCGTTAGGTTACACGGTGGTAGATTCTGCCACTGTGCTCGCTACCCATTTAAGTCAGTTACTCACCAATCATGCGGCACAATTATTAGGCCACGAAGAAGTGCAAAATCTACTTGAAATGCTTGGTCAATCAACACCGAAATTGGTTGATGGTTTTGTACCAGATCAATTGCCTCTTGGAGCGGTGGTGAAAGTGATGCAGAACTTACTTAATGAAGCGATTCCATTAAGAGATATTCGAACTATTGTTCAAACGCTGTCTGAGTATTCCAGTAAGAGTCAAGATCCTGACATTTTAACTGCCGCTGCTCGCATTGGTTTAAAACGCTTAATTTGTCAGGAAATCAATGGAATAGAATCAGAGCTACCCGTTATTACCTTGGTGCCGGAATTGGAACAGATATTGCATCAAACGATGCAGTCTGCTGGTGGTGAGTCATCAGGTATTGAACCTGGACTTGCTGAGCGTTTACAGCGTTCACTGACAGAAGCAACGCAGCAACAAGAGTTAAAAGGTGAACCTGCGGTGTTATTAACTTCCGGTGTTTTACGTTCTACCTTGGCAAAATTTGTCAAAAATACTATTCCGACCTTGAGAGTGCTTTCTTATCAAGAAGTGCCCGATGAAAAGCAAATTCGAATTGTTAATGCTGTGGGTCATTAA
- a CDS encoding RNA polymerase sigma factor FliA, producing the protein MNKTLTYSRYQPSPQAFIERYSTLVKRIAHHLMARLPPSVLVEDLIQSGMIGLLEAQQNYDPTKGASFETFAGIRIRGAMLDDIRRGDWVPRSVYKNSRRISDAISKLEHSLGRDPTDIEISQFLEMPLEQYHQALNDVNCGRIVGIADLAGGEETMVHEDDVDQNLPFQHVVDDSFRQSLAAAIKTLPEREALVLSLYYDEEMNLKEIGAVIGVSESRICQIHSQAMQRLRAKLQAWAA; encoded by the coding sequence GTGAATAAAACGTTAACTTATAGCCGTTATCAACCAAGCCCACAGGCGTTTATTGAACGTTACTCAACATTGGTTAAGCGGATCGCGCATCATTTAATGGCGCGGTTACCACCAAGTGTATTGGTCGAAGATTTGATTCAATCAGGCATGATCGGTTTGTTAGAAGCGCAACAAAATTACGATCCAACCAAAGGTGCAAGTTTTGAAACATTTGCAGGGATCCGTATTCGAGGTGCGATGTTAGATGATATTCGCCGTGGTGATTGGGTTCCAAGATCTGTATATAAAAATAGTCGTCGAATTAGTGATGCTATTTCAAAACTGGAACATAGCCTTGGACGAGATCCAACAGATATTGAAATCTCCCAGTTTCTTGAGATGCCGTTAGAACAATATCATCAGGCATTAAATGATGTTAATTGTGGGCGTATTGTTGGCATCGCAGATCTTGCTGGTGGCGAAGAAACAATGGTGCATGAGGATGATGTTGATCAAAATCTGCCTTTTCAACATGTTGTTGATGATAGCTTCCGCCAGAGTTTAGCTGCCGCAATCAAAACCTTACCAGAGCGTGAAGCATTAGTGTTATCGCTGTATTACGACGAAGAAATGAATTTAAAAGAAATTGGTGCCGTTATTGGTGTAAGTGAATCACGCATTTGTCAGATTCACAGCCAAGCGATGCAGCGGTTACGGGCTAAATTACAAGCTTGGGCTGCTTAA
- a CDS encoding protein phosphatase CheZ: protein MISLEQAQQLVVLLEQKQQQQANTLVQTLVERHHAPMYEEVGKMTRQLHDCLVSFRQDLRWRDLAETDIPDARDSLSYVIDKTESAANRTMDAVEITLPIAEQLQQTLQSLHPQWQRLMIGKIALTDFKQLCHDINALLLQVDQDSSLLREHLTDILMAQDFQDLTGQVIRRVITLVHEVEQRMLDVLQAFGLDQASISTAKQRQPLGVMAEGPIINPQQRKDTVSSQDDVDDLLSNLGF, encoded by the coding sequence ATGATTTCATTAGAGCAGGCACAGCAGTTAGTGGTGTTGCTTGAGCAAAAACAGCAACAACAAGCTAACACGTTAGTGCAAACTTTAGTTGAACGTCATCATGCACCTATGTATGAAGAAGTTGGAAAAATGACTCGCCAATTACATGATTGTTTAGTCAGTTTTCGACAAGATCTACGTTGGCGAGATTTAGCCGAAACGGATATTCCCGATGCACGTGACAGTTTATCTTATGTGATTGATAAAACGGAGTCTGCTGCTAACCGTACAATGGATGCGGTTGAAATAACTTTACCTATTGCCGAACAGTTACAACAAACACTACAGAGCCTTCATCCCCAATGGCAGCGATTAATGATCGGTAAAATTGCATTGACCGATTTTAAACAGCTTTGTCATGATATTAATGCGTTATTGCTTCAAGTTGATCAAGATAGTTCACTGTTACGTGAGCATTTAACGGATATTTTAATGGCACAAGATTTTCAAGATCTTACCGGACAAGTCATTCGACGGGTGATCACCTTAGTGCATGAAGTTGAACAGCGAATGCTAGATGTATTACAAGCTTTTGGTCTTGATCAGGCATCTATTTCAACGGCAAAACAACGACAACCGTTAGGCGTTATGGCAGAGGGACCTATTATTAATCCTCAGCAGCGTAAAGATACGGTTTCATCACAAGATGATGTTGATGATTTACTTTCAAATCTTGGATTTTAG
- a CDS encoding MinD/ParA family protein yields the protein MTENIMYDQASGLRRMTQLTSTKVITVTGGKGGVGKTNVTLNMAISMARQGKRVMVLDADLGLANVDVMLGLRAGRNLSHVLAGACELDDIIIDGPYGVKIIPSASGTQNMAELTPAQHVGLIRAFSNLQHDLDFFIVDTAAGISDMVLSFARAAQDVVIVVCDEPTSITDAYALMKILSREYDIQRFKIVANMVRSYREGRDLFIKLTRVTERFLDANLELAACIPLDDNVRQAVKRQKLVVEAFPHTPAALALNSLASKAMTWPLPHHPGGHLEFFVERLLVHKPRAMEAIIRE from the coding sequence ATGACTGAGAACATTATGTACGATCAAGCGAGTGGTTTACGTCGAATGACCCAATTAACATCGACGAAAGTCATTACGGTTACTGGCGGTAAAGGGGGCGTAGGGAAAACCAACGTTACTCTTAATATGGCTATTTCGATGGCACGTCAAGGTAAGCGTGTCATGGTACTTGATGCTGATCTTGGACTGGCGAATGTCGATGTAATGTTGGGTTTGCGTGCGGGACGTAATTTATCGCATGTATTAGCCGGGGCATGTGAACTTGACGATATTATTATTGACGGTCCATATGGAGTAAAAATTATTCCATCAGCTTCTGGTACCCAGAATATGGCTGAATTAACGCCAGCTCAACATGTGGGTTTGATTCGAGCTTTTAGTAATTTACAACATGATCTTGATTTTTTTATTGTCGATACTGCGGCGGGTATTTCTGACATGGTATTAAGTTTTGCGCGTGCTGCTCAAGATGTTGTTATCGTCGTGTGTGATGAACCAACGTCGATAACTGACGCATACGCATTAATGAAAATTTTAAGTCGTGAGTATGATATTCAACGCTTTAAGATTGTTGCAAACATGGTTCGTAGTTATCGTGAAGGACGAGATTTATTCATTAAGTTAACGCGAGTAACCGAACGTTTTCTGGATGCAAACCTTGAGCTAGCAGCATGTATACCGCTTGATGATAATGTTCGACAAGCCGTTAAGCGTCAAAAATTAGTGGTTGAAGCTTTTCCACATACACCTGCAGCATTAGCGTTGAATTCATTAGCATCAAAAGCGATGACATGGCCGCTACCACATCATCCAGGTGGGCATTTGGAGTTTTTTGTTGAACGATTGTTAGTGCATAAACCACGAGCCATGGAGGCCATTATTCGTGAATAA
- the fliO gene encoding flagellar biosynthetic protein FliO yields MDQSVTLGQAPDLNLATTLASLVLVIVIILFLAWVLKKMRLVGVHSSDQRLTIVKQLTLGQRERIALIQVGDEQLLVGITQHNISLLSKLEQPLIMEDVPANDFASQLSRLITTNDKK; encoded by the coding sequence ATGGATCAGTCAGTGACCTTAGGGCAAGCGCCCGATCTTAATTTAGCCACAACCTTAGCGTCATTGGTATTGGTGATTGTTATTATTTTATTTTTGGCATGGGTGCTAAAAAAAATGCGTTTAGTGGGCGTGCACAGTAGTGACCAGCGACTCACGATTGTAAAGCAGTTAACACTTGGACAGCGGGAGCGAATTGCGTTGATTCAAGTGGGTGATGAACAGCTATTAGTTGGCATCACTCAGCACAATATTTCATTGCTGAGTAAGCTTGAACAACCTTTAATCATGGAAGATGTGCCAGCCAACGATTTTGCATCTCAGCTGAGCCGATTGATAACCACCAATGATAAAAAATAA
- the flhB gene encoding flagellar biosynthesis protein FlhB produces MSDADGQERTEDATARKREQAREKGQVPRSRELASVAVLVSGAVGLMWFGEGLGTALAKVMSRMFTLSREEAFDVHLLFSVIATAIWQVFLPLVIILVFLFTAALIGAAGLGGVRFSSEAAMPKLSKMNPMSGLKRMFGSQSWVELIKSILKVGLVASVAGYLIYSSLNDFFQLSIETFPANYFHALDILLNFVLLICCSLLIVVAIDVPYQIWHFSDQLKMTKQEIKDEYKDSEGKPEVKGRIRMLQREMAQRRMMADVPQADVVITNPEHFSVALRYDPKLDAAPIVIAKGGDHLALKIREIANKHKIDIVPAAPLARAIYYTTELEQQVPDGLFVAVAQVLAYVFQLKAYRRGKGQKPTLSAAATEIPEELRH; encoded by the coding sequence ATGTCGGATGCTGACGGTCAAGAACGTACCGAAGACGCCACCGCGCGAAAACGCGAGCAGGCGCGAGAAAAAGGTCAAGTACCGCGCTCAAGAGAATTAGCCTCCGTAGCAGTATTGGTTTCCGGTGCAGTGGGTTTAATGTGGTTTGGTGAAGGTTTAGGAACTGCATTAGCCAAGGTCATGAGTCGAATGTTTACATTAAGTCGTGAGGAAGCATTTGATGTTCACTTATTATTTTCGGTGATTGCTACTGCAATATGGCAGGTATTTTTGCCGCTGGTTATTATTTTAGTATTTTTATTTACTGCAGCCTTGATTGGAGCCGCGGGGCTAGGTGGAGTACGTTTTTCTTCTGAAGCGGCGATGCCGAAGTTATCAAAAATGAACCCTATGAGTGGCCTTAAACGTATGTTTGGTAGTCAAAGTTGGGTTGAATTAATTAAATCGATACTCAAAGTTGGGTTAGTCGCCAGCGTAGCCGGATATTTGATTTATTCTAGTTTGAATGATTTTTTTCAGCTTAGTATTGAAACTTTTCCAGCCAATTACTTTCATGCCTTAGATATTCTATTGAATTTTGTATTGCTGATCTGTTGTTCGTTGTTGATCGTGGTCGCGATTGATGTGCCTTATCAGATTTGGCATTTTAGCGATCAATTAAAAATGACTAAGCAAGAAATTAAAGACGAATATAAAGACTCAGAAGGTAAACCAGAAGTAAAAGGGCGTATTCGTATGTTGCAGCGTGAAATGGCCCAGCGCCGCATGATGGCCGATGTACCACAAGCTGATGTTGTGATCACTAACCCCGAACACTTTTCAGTGGCATTACGTTACGATCCTAAATTAGATGCCGCACCTATCGTTATAGCCAAAGGTGGCGATCATCTTGCGCTAAAAATTCGTGAAATCGCCAATAAACACAAGATTGATATTGTACCTGCAGCGCCATTAGCCCGTGCTATTTATTATACCACTGAGTTAGAGCAACAAGTGCCTGATGGGTTGTTTGTTGCGGTAGCACAGGTGTTAGCTTATGTTTTTCAATTAAAGGCGTATCGTCGTGGAAAAGGTCAAAAACCGACCTTATCAGCCGCAGCAACGGAGATCCCTGAAGAGTTGCGACATTAA
- the fliQ gene encoding flagellar biosynthesis protein FliQ produces the protein MTPEAFVGIFQEALFMVLIMVCAIVIPGLLIGLVVAVFQAATSINEQTLSFLPRLVVTLLALMFFGHMMTRMLMDYFFRIIDQIPQLLY, from the coding sequence ATGACCCCTGAAGCGTTTGTCGGTATTTTTCAAGAAGCGTTGTTTATGGTGTTAATTATGGTATGCGCGATTGTTATTCCGGGCTTATTAATTGGGTTGGTGGTAGCAGTATTTCAAGCGGCGACTTCGATTAACGAACAAACATTGAGTTTTCTACCGCGTTTAGTGGTGACGTTATTAGCGCTGATGTTCTTTGGCCATATGATGACACGTATGTTGATGGATTATTTCTTTCGTATTATCGATCAGATACCACAACTACTGTACTGA
- the fliN gene encoding flagellar motor switch protein FliN, with amino-acid sequence MSQNDQQMADDWAAALAEQQDTVIPAPLEELTDDTAPISDDERRKLDTIMDIPVTISMEVGRTQISIRNLLQLNQGSVVELDRIAGESLDVMVNGTLIAHGEVVVVNDKFGIRLTDVISQTERIKKLR; translated from the coding sequence ATGTCTCAAAATGATCAACAAATGGCAGATGATTGGGCTGCTGCTTTAGCTGAACAACAAGACACTGTAATCCCCGCGCCATTGGAAGAGTTAACCGATGATACTGCGCCTATCTCAGATGATGAGCGTCGTAAACTGGATACCATTATGGATATTCCAGTGACGATTTCAATGGAAGTTGGTCGTACGCAAATCAGTATTCGTAACTTATTGCAACTTAACCAAGGATCAGTGGTTGAGCTTGATCGAATTGCAGGGGAATCATTGGACGTGATGGTTAATGGCACTTTGATTGCTCACGGTGAAGTGGTGGTGGTCAATGATAAATTTGGGATTCGTTTAACCGACGTGATTAGCCAAACCGAACGCATTAAGAAATTACGTTAA
- the cheY gene encoding chemotaxis response regulator CheY, whose protein sequence is MKILIVDDFSTMRRIVKNLLRDLGFNNTVEADDGLTALPLLKRGDFDFVVTDWNMPGMQGIDLLRQIRADDQLKHLPVLMITAEAKRDQIIEAAQAGVNGYIVKPFNAVTLKEKLAKIFERLQQ, encoded by the coding sequence ATGAAAATTCTTATTGTTGATGATTTTTCAACAATGCGTCGAATCGTAAAAAATTTACTGCGTGATTTGGGGTTTAATAATACCGTAGAAGCAGATGATGGCTTAACCGCATTACCATTATTAAAGCGCGGTGACTTTGATTTTGTGGTCACTGACTGGAATATGCCAGGAATGCAAGGTATTGATTTATTGCGTCAAATTCGAGCCGATGATCAATTAAAACATTTGCCCGTATTAATGATTACCGCAGAAGCTAAACGTGATCAAATAATTGAAGCCGCTCAAGCTGGTGTTAATGGTTATATTGTTAAACCTTTTAATGCGGTGACATTAAAAGAGAAATTGGCGAAGATTTTTGAGCGTTTACAGCAGTAA
- the flhF gene encoding flagellar biosynthesis protein FlhF: MKIKRFFAKDMRTALSEVKEELGPDAVIMSNKKVAGGVEIVAAVDPEPSSPSATKDNHAVRHELEQGFGQARRKLADDKVNVSPSVSKPFASVLQNYAETTASFDDMASVDSLTALLQRQSKHQNQQQSQPHRTNDRDQEQVRQRLSSSVKPARRYDDHTQDLNVGDYTRPSSKHYEQEAAVSRNDYASTARKPRLDPSRYEAKGMRKDDELETMRAEIVSIRRLLEHQLSGLMWQEVERQEPMRAMMIKRLEKMGLSDQLADQLACYIPEDLPTNEAWPALLDLLADQLITTDDCILEAGGVVALLGPTGVGKTTTVAKLAARAAMEFGPHQIALVTTDNYRIGAHEQLATYGRIMGCPVRVAKDAQELADILHQLRHRRLVLLDTAGMGQRDIRLSEQLDTLMQNSGAKIRSYLVMPATSQRRVLQETLEHFRRIPLSGCVLTKLDESLSLGEIIGVAIQNALPIAYLADGQRVPEDLKVATGNYLVSRANELLELELSQQSHLWSSDSSDNNAADFYD, encoded by the coding sequence TTGAAAATTAAACGATTTTTTGCCAAGGATATGAGAACGGCACTTAGCGAAGTTAAAGAAGAACTTGGCCCTGATGCAGTGATTATGTCCAATAAAAAAGTCGCTGGTGGGGTTGAGATTGTGGCTGCGGTTGATCCCGAGCCTAGCAGTCCATCAGCGACTAAAGACAACCATGCTGTACGCCATGAATTAGAGCAAGGTTTTGGTCAAGCTCGACGTAAACTTGCGGATGATAAAGTAAATGTTAGCCCTTCAGTATCAAAACCGTTTGCCAGTGTGCTGCAAAACTATGCTGAAACAACAGCATCATTCGATGATATGGCATCAGTTGATTCATTAACGGCACTATTACAGCGTCAATCTAAGCATCAAAATCAGCAGCAATCTCAGCCTCATCGTACAAATGATCGGGATCAAGAGCAAGTCCGCCAACGGTTATCATCATCAGTAAAGCCTGCTCGTCGTTATGATGATCATACACAAGATCTCAATGTCGGTGACTATACTCGTCCATCATCAAAACACTATGAACAAGAGGCTGCGGTTAGTCGTAATGACTATGCCAGTACCGCGCGTAAACCTCGTTTAGATCCGAGTCGGTATGAAGCTAAGGGGATGAGAAAAGATGATGAATTAGAGACGATGCGTGCTGAAATTGTCTCTATTCGACGGTTATTAGAACATCAATTATCAGGGCTCATGTGGCAAGAAGTTGAACGCCAAGAACCGATGCGAGCAATGATGATCAAGCGACTGGAAAAAATGGGATTATCTGATCAATTAGCGGATCAACTCGCATGCTATATTCCTGAAGATCTACCAACCAATGAAGCGTGGCCTGCTCTACTCGATTTATTAGCTGATCAATTAATTACTACCGATGACTGTATTTTAGAGGCGGGTGGTGTTGTGGCATTACTTGGACCAACAGGCGTTGGTAAAACAACAACTGTAGCAAAACTGGCTGCACGTGCAGCTATGGAATTTGGTCCACATCAAATTGCGTTAGTTACAACGGATAATTATCGTATTGGTGCTCATGAACAACTGGCGACTTATGGTCGAATTATGGGATGTCCGGTAAGAGTTGCTAAAGATGCACAGGAACTGGCCGATATACTTCATCAGTTACGTCATCGTCGGTTAGTGTTGCTTGATACCGCAGGCATGGGTCAACGGGATATTCGTTTATCTGAACAGTTAGATACATTAATGCAAAATAGCGGCGCTAAGATTCGCAGTTATTTAGTTATGCCTGCCACATCACAACGGCGAGTACTTCAAGAAACACTTGAGCATTTTCGCCGTATTCCATTATCAGGCTGTGTTTTAACAAAGCTTGATGAATCGTTGAGCTTAGGGGAAATCATTGGAGTTGCTATCCAAAATGCTTTACCTATTGCATATTTAGCCGATGGCCAACGGGTTCCTGAAGACTTAAAAGTAGCGACCGGGAATTACCTCGTTTCGCGTGCAAATGAGTTGTTAGAACTAGAACTGTCACAGCAATCTCATCTCTGGTCTAGTGATAGTTCAGATAATAATGCGGCCGATTTTTATGACTGA
- the fliP gene encoding flagellar type III secretion system pore protein FliP (The bacterial flagellar biogenesis protein FliP forms a type III secretion system (T3SS)-type pore required for flagellar assembly.) produces MIKNNPAMYIKIALLLLLTSSWIMTTPVWATESVTQAAMTAESRASHLIAGTGHGGIPALSVTMNPDGSEDYSITLQILALMTALGFLPAVVILMTSFTRIVVVMSILRQAMGLQQTPSNQVIIGIAMFLTFFVMSPVIDKINTDAVQPYINEQISAQQALTNAEAPMRQFMLKQTRVKDLETFVNISGSTATDPQTVPLTVLVPAFITSELKTAFQIGFMLFLPFLIIDLVVASVLMAMGMMMLSPMIVSLPFKLMLFVLVDGWNLILSTLAASFGTL; encoded by the coding sequence ATGATAAAAAATAACCCCGCAATGTACATCAAAATCGCTTTATTACTGTTATTGACGAGCAGTTGGATCATGACAACTCCCGTTTGGGCAACCGAAAGCGTTACTCAAGCTGCGATGACAGCGGAAAGTCGTGCATCACATTTGATTGCAGGTACAGGCCATGGTGGTATTCCTGCATTATCAGTCACCATGAACCCTGATGGCAGTGAAGATTACTCAATCACACTGCAAATATTAGCGTTAATGACGGCGTTAGGTTTTTTGCCTGCTGTGGTGATTTTAATGACATCATTTACCCGTATTGTGGTGGTGATGTCGATTTTACGTCAAGCGATGGGATTGCAACAAACACCATCAAATCAGGTAATTATAGGCATCGCGATGTTTTTGACTTTCTTTGTGATGTCACCTGTTATCGATAAAATTAATACTGATGCAGTGCAGCCTTATATCAATGAACAGATCAGCGCCCAGCAAGCATTAACTAACGCTGAAGCGCCAATGCGACAGTTTATGTTGAAGCAAACGCGAGTGAAAGATCTGGAAACCTTTGTCAATATTTCAGGCTCAACCGCCACCGATCCTCAAACCGTCCCACTAACAGTATTAGTGCCTGCGTTTATTACATCAGAACTTAAAACTGCGTTTCAGATTGGATTTATGTTGTTTTTACCGTTCTTAATTATCGATCTCGTTGTGGCATCAGTATTAATGGCGATGGGTATGATGATGCTATCACCGATGATTGTGTCATTACCGTTTAAATTGATGTTGTTTGTATTAGTCGATGGCTGGAATTTAATTCTGTCCACGCTAGCGGCCAGTTTTGGCACTTTATAA
- the fliR gene encoding flagellar biosynthetic protein FliR, giving the protein MHYTSSVLLEWIANYFWPFTRISSMMMAMTFFGARFVSPKIRLYLALAITFTVMPMLPKVPTDIALLSLAGFIVTTQQVIIGVAMGLVTQFITQTFVLLGQILGMQSSLGFASMVDPANGQNTPVLGQFYMFLAILLFLATDGHLTMLNVVVLSFTSLPVGSSMLVAADYHQLAGWFGHIFKAGVDMALAGVIALLTVNLSFGVMTRAAPQLNIFSLGFSFALLLGLAISWFIVLGIVPQYEAIWQQGLDQVCRLARLDC; this is encoded by the coding sequence ATGCACTATACCTCTAGCGTGTTATTAGAGTGGATTGCCAATTATTTTTGGCCATTTACTCGTATCTCTTCAATGATGATGGCAATGACTTTTTTTGGGGCGCGTTTTGTGTCACCTAAAATTCGGCTATACCTTGCATTAGCGATCACGTTTACGGTGATGCCAATGCTACCTAAAGTGCCGACTGATATTGCGTTGCTCTCTCTGGCGGGATTTATTGTCACCACCCAACAAGTCATTATTGGGGTTGCAATGGGGCTGGTCACGCAGTTTATTACGCAGACTTTTGTGTTGTTAGGACAAATATTAGGCATGCAATCAAGCTTAGGTTTTGCCTCAATGGTTGATCCCGCGAATGGTCAAAATACGCCAGTGCTGGGACAATTTTATATGTTTCTAGCGATATTATTGTTCTTAGCCACTGACGGTCATTTGACGATGCTTAATGTGGTAGTCCTGAGCTTTACTAGCTTACCTGTAGGAAGCAGTATGTTAGTTGCTGCTGACTATCACCAATTAGCAGGATGGTTTGGACATATCTTTAAAGCTGGGGTTGATATGGCGCTGGCTGGTGTTATTGCCCTATTAACCGTGAACCTTTCATTTGGCGTGATGACCCGCGCTGCGCCCCAGTTAAATATTTTCTCATTAGGCTTTTCATTTGCGTTATTACTAGGACTGGCAATTAGTTGGTTTATTGTGCTCGGGATTGTGCCGCAATATGAGGCTATTTGGCAGCAAGGTTTGGATCAAGTGTGTCGCTTAGCAAGGCTTGATTGTTAA